From Bacteroidota bacterium, the proteins below share one genomic window:
- a CDS encoding PspC domain-containing protein, which yields MQKRLVRKDKKIAGVCGGLGEYFNQDPVIFRILFVAAVLLFGTGVLLYLVMAVIMPDGEKQG from the coding sequence ATGCAAAAACGTCTCGTCAGAAAAGACAAAAAGATCGCCGGAGTCTGCGGAGGGCTGGGTGAATATTTTAACCAGGATCCTGTGATCTTCCGCATCCTGTTCGTTGCCGCTGTGCTGCTATTTGGAACGGGGGTACTGCTCTACCTTGTCATGGCCGTAATCATGCCTGACGGTGAAAAGCAAGGCTGA
- a CDS encoding asparagine synthetase B: MKRLLLLAFALLTLLNARAAFLLIPMDESQTNHLKAYGIAYYVLQRDLDVQWLLNYRGGSFLIRQVPAIEQECSIRGVSFQVIADAQAASILAAISDPEVNQDVVKLEKAPKIAVYSPKNKMPWDDAVTLALTYAEIPYEVVYDEEVLQGKLPLYDWLHLHHEDFTGQYGRFWSAYRNAPWYQEDVRIQESMAAKLGYQKVSQMKLAVALRIRDFVVGGGYLFAMCSATDSYDIALSAEGVDICESMFDGDPADPKMNSKLNYESTFAFRNYKLSTNPSEYEFSDIDNQPPQRRIGRTEDMFTLFDFSAKWDPVPTMLCQNHEQVIKGFMGQTTAFKEKFIKPGVLIMGETKSENEARYIHGEYGKGTWTFYSGHDPEDYQHQVGDPVTDLALHPNSPGYRLILNNVLFPAAKKKKQKT, from the coding sequence ATGAAGCGCCTGTTGCTACTCGCATTTGCCCTGCTCACGCTGCTGAACGCGCGAGCTGCGTTTCTGTTGATCCCGATGGACGAATCGCAGACGAATCACCTGAAAGCGTACGGCATTGCCTATTATGTTCTTCAGCGTGATTTGGACGTCCAGTGGCTGCTGAATTACCGGGGCGGCAGCTTTCTGATACGGCAAGTCCCGGCTATCGAGCAGGAGTGCAGCATCCGTGGGGTGAGTTTCCAGGTGATTGCCGACGCGCAAGCAGCGTCCATCCTGGCGGCGATATCCGATCCTGAAGTCAACCAGGATGTGGTGAAATTGGAGAAGGCGCCGAAGATCGCGGTGTATTCGCCCAAGAACAAGATGCCCTGGGACGATGCGGTCACCCTTGCCCTGACGTACGCGGAGATCCCCTACGAGGTGGTGTATGATGAAGAGGTGCTACAGGGGAAGTTGCCCTTGTACGATTGGCTGCACCTGCATCACGAAGATTTTACCGGTCAATACGGCCGGTTTTGGTCCGCGTATCGGAATGCACCCTGGTACCAGGAAGACGTGCGGATTCAGGAATCCATGGCAGCCAAACTCGGTTATCAGAAGGTGTCGCAAATGAAACTGGCCGTCGCCCTCAGGATCCGGGATTTCGTGGTCGGCGGTGGTTATCTGTTCGCGATGTGTTCGGCTACGGATTCGTATGACATCGCGCTTTCGGCGGAAGGTGTTGATATCTGTGAAAGCATGTTCGACGGTGATCCGGCCGATCCCAAGATGAACAGCAAGCTGAATTACGAGAGTACCTTCGCTTTTCGCAACTATAAACTCAGTACGAATCCGTCGGAGTACGAATTCAGTGATATCGATAATCAACCCCCACAGCGACGGATCGGTCGCACGGAGGATATGTTCACGCTCTTCGACTTTTCGGCAAAATGGGATCCTGTTCCAACCATGTTGTGCCAGAACCATGAGCAGGTGATCAAAGGGTTCATGGGACAGACCACCGCGTTCAAAGAGAAATTCATCAAACCCGGCGTGCTCATCATGGGGGAGACAAAATCGGAGAACGAAGCCCGGTACATCCATGGTGAGTACGGAAAAGGTACCTGGACCTTTTACAGCGGTCACGATCCGGAGGATTATCAGCACCAGGTAGGTGATCCTGTCACCGATCTTGCCCTGCATCCCAATTCCCCAGGTTATCGACTCATCCTGAACAACGTACTTTTTCCTGCTGCCAAGAAGAAGAAGCAGAAGACGTGA
- a CDS encoding DNA gyrase/topoisomerase IV subunit A — translation MAKKKLQEETKPAAAPAGHETRMIHVNGMYQNWFLDYASYVILERAVPHINDGLKPVQRRLMHSMWEMEDGRYNKVANIIGHCMKYHPHGDASIGDALVQIGQKDLLIDTQGNWGNIYTGDSAAAPRYIEARLSKFALEVVFNEKTTNWQLSYDGRNKEPITLPLKFPLLLAQGVEGIAVGLACRILPHNFVELLEASIDLLRGKKVNILPDFPTGGIADFSKYNEGLRGGRIRIRARIEKKDRKTLIIREIPFGTTTTSLIDSILAANDKGKIRIKKVEDNTASNVEIVLTLHSDSMEDLDKTIDALYAFTDCEISISPNACVIVDDKPKFLTVNEILRHNTDQTLNLLKRELEIRKSELEEEWHFSSLVKIFIEKRIYRNIEECTTWESVIETIDEGLKPYKKKFKRAITRDDIISLTEIKIKRISKYDVKEQDEKIRGLEAQLEEVEHHLAHIRQYTINWFKDLLKKYGKGRERKTKIDTFEQVVASEVIINNQKLYVNRDDGFAGFGMKKDEFVSECSDLDEILVIRGDGTMIVTKVDDKKYVGKDVRYISVFRKSEPEPVFNLIYQDGRGGNIMVKRFTVGGTTRDKEYVLTKGNDGSKILYLSAMPNESGETVRVILRPKPKLRITQLDVDFNQFEVKGRGTIGNILTKNSVQRVTKIAEAPATPPAKQLTIPAGESKAGKAEATKPATKSAAAKKPAPVVKGKSPSKAPKKAPPLNAESAVTVEWDLSAGSTNTRSDRARILEEIEEKTEKRKKNQMKMDF, via the coding sequence ATGGCGAAGAAGAAACTACAGGAAGAAACCAAACCCGCTGCCGCACCCGCTGGTCACGAGACCCGGATGATCCACGTCAACGGAATGTACCAGAACTGGTTCCTGGATTATGCATCCTATGTAATCCTGGAACGCGCCGTCCCGCACATCAACGACGGCCTGAAGCCGGTGCAACGACGTCTCATGCACTCGATGTGGGAGATGGAAGATGGCCGGTACAACAAAGTGGCCAACATCATCGGCCACTGCATGAAATACCATCCCCACGGCGATGCTTCCATCGGCGACGCCCTGGTACAGATCGGACAGAAAGACCTCCTCATCGATACCCAGGGTAACTGGGGGAATATCTACACAGGCGATAGCGCGGCAGCGCCGCGTTACATCGAGGCACGGCTCTCGAAGTTCGCCCTCGAGGTGGTCTTCAACGAAAAGACAACGAACTGGCAGCTCAGCTACGATGGCCGAAACAAGGAGCCGATCACACTGCCCCTCAAGTTCCCATTGTTGCTCGCACAGGGCGTGGAAGGCATCGCGGTAGGTCTCGCCTGCCGCATCCTGCCGCACAACTTCGTTGAGTTGCTGGAAGCGTCGATCGACCTCTTGCGGGGCAAGAAAGTCAACATCCTGCCGGATTTTCCGACGGGCGGCATCGCTGATTTTTCGAAATATAACGAAGGCTTGCGCGGTGGCCGGATCCGCATTCGCGCACGCATCGAGAAGAAGGACCGCAAGACACTCATCATCCGGGAGATCCCGTTCGGTACTACCACGACGAGCCTGATCGATAGTATCCTGGCCGCCAACGACAAAGGCAAGATCCGGATCAAGAAAGTCGAGGATAACACAGCGTCCAATGTCGAGATCGTGCTTACGTTGCATAGCGACTCGATGGAGGATCTTGATAAGACCATTGACGCGCTTTACGCGTTCACCGACTGCGAGATCAGCATTTCACCTAATGCCTGCGTGATCGTCGACGATAAACCGAAGTTCCTTACCGTCAACGAAATCCTTCGTCACAATACCGACCAGACGCTCAACCTCCTCAAGCGGGAGCTGGAGATACGGAAGTCGGAGTTGGAAGAGGAGTGGCACTTCAGTTCGCTGGTCAAGATCTTCATCGAGAAACGCATCTACCGTAACATTGAAGAATGTACGACCTGGGAGAGCGTTATCGAGACGATCGACGAGGGACTCAAGCCGTACAAGAAGAAATTCAAACGCGCGATCACCCGTGACGATATCATTTCGCTAACCGAGATCAAGATCAAACGGATCTCGAAGTACGATGTGAAGGAGCAGGACGAAAAGATCCGCGGCCTCGAGGCCCAACTCGAAGAGGTGGAGCACCACCTCGCGCACATCCGGCAATACACCATTAACTGGTTCAAAGACCTGCTCAAAAAGTACGGAAAGGGTCGCGAACGGAAGACGAAGATCGACACGTTCGAACAGGTGGTCGCTTCGGAAGTGATCATCAACAACCAGAAGCTGTACGTGAACCGCGACGACGGTTTTGCGGGCTTCGGTATGAAGAAGGACGAGTTCGTATCGGAATGCTCCGACCTCGACGAGATCCTGGTCATCCGCGGCGACGGTACGATGATCGTCACCAAAGTGGACGACAAGAAATACGTCGGGAAGGATGTTCGCTACATTTCGGTGTTCCGGAAGTCGGAGCCTGAACCTGTGTTCAACCTCATTTACCAGGATGGACGGGGCGGCAACATCATGGTGAAACGATTCACGGTTGGCGGTACCACCCGTGACAAGGAATACGTGCTGACGAAAGGGAATGATGGATCCAAGATCCTCTACCTGTCCGCGATGCCGAACGAAAGCGGAGAGACCGTGCGTGTAATCCTGCGTCCTAAACCGAAACTGCGCATCACCCAACTTGATGTAGACTTCAATCAGTTTGAGGTCAAAGGACGCGGAACCATCGGAAATATCCTGACGAAGAACTCCGTCCAACGGGTGACCAAGATCGCTGAAGCACCGGCTACGCCACCGGCTAAACAGTTGACCATCCCGGCCGGGGAAAGTAAAGCCGGCAAGGCAGAGGCGACAAAACCTGCTACGAAATCGGCGGCAGCGAAAAAGCCTGCTCCGGTTGTCAAAGGGAAGAGCCCCTCGAAGGCGCCAAAAAAAGCCCCACCGCTCAACGCAGAAAGCGCGGTCACCGTTGAGTGGGATCTATCCGCCGGAAGTACAAACACCCGGTCAGATCGTGCCCGAATTCTCGAGGAAATTGAAGAGAAAACCGAGAAGCGAAAGAAGAATCAGATGAAGATGGATTTCTAA
- a CDS encoding type IIA DNA topoisomerase subunit B, with amino-acid sequence MAEKQKPEHGYTEDSIRSLDWKEHIRTRPGMYIGKLGDGSAKDDGIYVLLKEVIDNCIDEFVMGYGKTIEVSIEDGHVDVRDFGRGIPLGKVVECVSKINTGGKYDSKAFQKSVGLNGVGTKAVNALSSGFRVQAIRDGRTKVAEFSAGNLLKEEREKACDEKNGTRISFAPDASIFRNYRYNHEYVETMLWNYVFLNRGLTIHYNGKSFFSENGLKDLLQRNLSDETLYPLIHLRGDDIEIAFTHSTGYGEDYYSFVNGQHTTQGGTHQAAFREAIVKTVREFYKKEFDASDVRTSIVAAISVRVQEPVFESQTKTKLGSLTREPNGVQIRTWINDFVKTELDNFLHKYPETAKALEQKILQSERERKEIAGIKKLANERARKANLHNRKLRDCRVHLNSRHIDRQESTLFITEGDSASGSITKSRDVNTQAVFSLKGKPLNCYGLTKKVVYENEEFNLLVNALNIEEGMEELRYNKIVISTDADVDGMHIRLLLLTFFLQFYPELVKNGHVYILQTPLFRVRNKKETRYCYSEQERVRAIEALSPKPEITRFKGLGEISPDEFAHFIGKNIRLEPVMLGQEETIHQLLDYYMGKNTPDRQEFIITNLRIEKDEVKKTEEIEA; translated from the coding sequence ATGGCAGAAAAGCAAAAACCGGAACACGGCTACACGGAGGACAGCATTCGCTCGCTTGACTGGAAAGAGCACATCCGCACCCGCCCCGGTATGTACATCGGTAAGTTGGGCGATGGCTCGGCGAAAGACGACGGCATTTACGTACTCCTGAAGGAAGTCATCGATAACTGTATCGACGAGTTCGTCATGGGTTACGGCAAAACGATCGAAGTATCCATCGAGGATGGACATGTCGATGTTCGTGACTTCGGACGCGGTATTCCTTTGGGCAAAGTGGTGGAGTGCGTATCGAAGATCAACACCGGCGGCAAGTACGATTCCAAAGCGTTTCAAAAAAGCGTTGGCTTGAATGGCGTCGGTACCAAGGCGGTCAATGCCCTTTCGAGCGGCTTTCGGGTGCAGGCGATTCGTGATGGTCGTACGAAGGTGGCGGAATTCAGCGCCGGCAATCTCCTGAAAGAAGAACGCGAGAAAGCGTGCGATGAGAAGAACGGTACGCGCATCTCCTTTGCGCCCGATGCTTCCATCTTCCGCAACTATCGTTATAACCACGAGTATGTGGAGACGATGTTGTGGAACTATGTGTTCCTCAACCGGGGGCTTACAATCCACTACAACGGGAAAAGTTTCTTTTCCGAGAACGGACTCAAGGACCTGCTGCAACGGAACCTGTCGGACGAGACCCTGTATCCGCTCATTCACCTGCGAGGCGACGATATCGAAATCGCCTTTACGCACTCTACGGGATACGGCGAGGATTACTATTCATTCGTGAACGGCCAGCACACGACCCAGGGTGGCACGCACCAAGCGGCCTTCCGGGAAGCCATTGTCAAGACGGTGCGCGAATTTTATAAGAAGGAGTTCGACGCCAGCGATGTGCGTACCTCCATCGTTGCGGCTATCAGTGTCCGTGTTCAGGAACCCGTATTCGAATCGCAGACCAAAACAAAACTCGGCTCACTCACCCGCGAGCCAAACGGGGTGCAGATCCGTACCTGGATCAACGACTTCGTCAAAACCGAGCTGGACAATTTCCTGCATAAGTACCCTGAGACCGCGAAGGCCCTCGAGCAGAAGATTCTGCAAAGCGAACGCGAGCGAAAAGAAATTGCCGGGATCAAGAAACTGGCCAACGAGCGGGCCCGCAAGGCCAACCTGCACAACCGGAAACTTCGCGACTGCAGGGTTCACCTGAATTCCCGTCACATCGACCGACAGGAATCCACCCTCTTCATCACCGAAGGTGACTCCGCTTCCGGTTCCATCACCAAGTCACGGGATGTGAACACCCAGGCGGTATTCAGCCTGAAAGGTAAACCCCTGAACTGCTACGGCCTGACCAAGAAGGTCGTCTATGAGAACGAAGAGTTCAACCTGCTCGTGAACGCGCTCAACATCGAAGAAGGGATGGAGGAGTTGCGTTACAACAAGATCGTGATCTCGACCGATGCCGATGTCGACGGGATGCACATCCGATTGCTCCTGCTCACGTTCTTCCTGCAGTTTTATCCGGAGTTGGTCAAGAACGGCCACGTCTACATCCTGCAGACGCCGCTCTTCCGGGTGCGGAATAAGAAAGAGACCCGCTACTGCTACAGTGAACAAGAACGTGTACGGGCGATCGAAGCCCTGAGTCCAAAGCCGGAAATCACCCGCTTCAAGGGTTTGGGTGAGATCTCACCCGACGAATTCGCGCATTTCATCGGAAAGAATATCCGACTCGAACCGGTGATGCTGGGACAGGAAGAGACCATTCACCAACTGTTGGATTATTACATGGGAAAGAATACCCCGGACCGACAGGAATTCATCATTACCAATCTGCGTATAGAGAAGGACGAGGTCAAGAAGACCGAAGAAATCGAGGCCTGA
- a CDS encoding DUF167 domain-containing protein, with product MLLYVKVKPNQRIDRVEWVSGEWVVRLAAPAIDGKANDQLVRYLAEVLKLPKSAILLKKGHTARIKCLEIPLEPEEVRRKLEAVAAGA from the coding sequence ATGCTGCTCTATGTGAAAGTGAAGCCGAATCAGCGGATCGACCGGGTCGAATGGGTATCCGGCGAGTGGGTCGTCCGACTGGCCGCCCCGGCCATTGACGGAAAGGCAAACGATCAGCTTGTTCGTTACCTGGCAGAGGTTTTAAAGCTTCCAAAATCAGCCATTCTGCTGAAAAAAGGGCATACTGCCCGGATCAAATGCCTCGAAATCCCCCTGGAACCCGAGGAGGTAAGGAGGAAGTTGGAAGCGGTGGCAGCTGGAGCTTAG
- a CDS encoding DUF479 domain-containing protein yields the protein MNFLAHLYLSGDDRGLLVGNFIADHVKGRRKDEYPDNIRKGIELHRAIDGFTDAHPIAGESRRRLYPTYGKYSGVIIDLYYDHFLAASFDAYSDRKLNEYAQWVYAVLQEEERWLPETVRQFLPFMIERNWLLSYSSVEGIGRTLAGLSKRVRFENRMDEAVHELRADYAAFQEEFGRFFPELITFATSRS from the coding sequence TTGAACTTCCTTGCGCACCTCTACCTGTCCGGCGATGACCGTGGTCTGCTGGTCGGGAATTTTATCGCGGACCATGTTAAGGGCCGCCGGAAAGACGAGTATCCGGATAACATCCGAAAGGGAATAGAGTTGCACCGTGCGATTGACGGATTTACGGATGCTCATCCGATTGCCGGCGAATCCAGACGACGGCTGTACCCAACCTACGGCAAATACAGCGGGGTGATCATCGATCTCTATTATGATCATTTCCTGGCCGCTTCCTTCGACGCTTACTCCGACCGGAAGCTCAACGAATATGCGCAGTGGGTCTATGCGGTGTTGCAGGAGGAGGAACGATGGCTGCCCGAGACGGTCAGACAGTTCCTGCCGTTCATGATCGAACGAAACTGGCTGCTGAGTTATTCGAGCGTCGAGGGGATCGGCAGAACCCTGGCTGGTTTGTCAAAACGTGTCCGCTTTGAGAACCGGATGGATGAGGCCGTCCATGAATTGCGCGCCGATTATGCGGCGTTTCAAGAGGAGTTCGGACGCTTTTTTCCTGAGTTGATTACCTTTGCAACCAGCCGGTCCTGA
- the cas6 gene encoding CRISPR-associated endoribonuclease Cas6 — protein MRIKISFLKVHGSSGTVPLHHQKIISAFMDEVIREMPISSPFYNFSSLKGTSKVQNGQIRFLSSKVSLVLSAPDKEFAEEWVRRIFERRLVSFAKLTLVPKASEVIPDPDFNQVMKYVCISPMVPQGPFESDPEGNIPDPLDPREQDFSDAFYDVLMENMERAGFTPQQLHDFAEFEITPDPGYIQKILNTHKKFARIYKNNDSLPIFGYLLPFALHAHPQVQKFVWDCGIGMYTNQGYGMVDVVGGLSQRMAEEEDTSMNFGSGDSEQ, from the coding sequence ATGCGTATCAAGATCTCTTTTCTCAAGGTGCATGGAAGCAGTGGTACCGTTCCGCTTCACCACCAAAAGATCATCTCCGCTTTCATGGATGAAGTGATTCGTGAAATGCCGATCAGTTCGCCCTTCTACAATTTCTCTTCCCTGAAGGGAACATCGAAAGTGCAGAACGGACAGATCCGGTTCCTGTCTTCCAAAGTCTCGCTGGTGCTATCCGCACCCGACAAAGAGTTTGCGGAAGAATGGGTGCGCCGGATATTTGAGCGACGCCTCGTGTCGTTCGCTAAACTGACCCTGGTACCCAAGGCCTCGGAGGTCATCCCGGATCCTGACTTCAACCAGGTGATGAAGTACGTGTGTATTTCGCCCATGGTTCCGCAGGGACCGTTCGAGAGCGACCCGGAGGGAAACATTCCGGATCCTTTGGATCCCAGGGAGCAGGACTTCTCCGATGCTTTCTATGATGTACTGATGGAAAACATGGAGCGGGCCGGATTCACGCCGCAGCAACTGCATGACTTCGCCGAATTCGAGATCACGCCGGACCCGGGATACATTCAGAAGATCCTGAATACGCACAAGAAGTTCGCGCGTATCTATAAGAACAACGACAGTTTGCCGATCTTCGGTTACCTGCTGCCGTTCGCATTGCACGCGCATCCGCAAGTGCAAAAGTTCGTCTGGGATTGCGGCATCGGCATGTACACCAACCAGGGTTATGGCATGGTGGATGTCGTCGGTGGCCTGTCGCAACGTATGGCGGAAGAAGAAGATACCAGCATGAATTTCGGTTCGGGCGACTCCGAACAGTAG
- a CDS encoding sugar transferase, whose translation MFHRFLIRFADILFSGLGLVVLAPLLVLLSVWVRLGSRGAIIFRQQRIGKDAVPFTLLKFRTMYPDADKKGLITVGSHDPRITPAGKFLRKWKLDELPQLWNVFRGDMSLVGPRPEVERYVALYTAEQREVLRVRPGITDKASIVYADENERLSKAGDPEAHYREFILPDKIRLNMEFIRKPTFGHYLRILWMTFTHLFFRSSAGQ comes from the coding sequence ATGTTCCATCGTTTCCTGATCCGGTTTGCCGACATCCTGTTTTCCGGCTTAGGTCTGGTTGTTCTGGCGCCCTTGCTGGTCCTGCTGTCGGTTTGGGTGCGGCTGGGTTCCAGGGGCGCGATCATCTTCCGACAGCAACGTATCGGGAAGGACGCAGTGCCTTTTACGTTACTGAAGTTCCGGACGATGTATCCCGATGCCGACAAGAAAGGATTGATCACGGTTGGCTCGCATGACCCGCGCATCACCCCGGCGGGGAAGTTTCTGCGAAAATGGAAACTCGATGAATTGCCACAATTGTGGAACGTGTTTCGCGGCGACATGAGTCTGGTCGGTCCCCGTCCGGAAGTTGAACGCTATGTCGCCCTGTACACAGCGGAACAACGGGAAGTGCTGCGCGTAAGACCGGGCATCACCGACAAAGCTTCCATCGTCTATGCTGATGAAAACGAACGACTCAGCAAGGCCGGAGATCCCGAAGCTCATTACCGGGAATTCATCCTGCCGGACAAGATCCGCTTGAATATGGAATTCATCCGCAAACCGACTTTTGGCCATTATCTCCGGATCCTGTGGATGACTTTTACCCATCTCTTTTTTCGATCATCCGCCGGTCAGTAG
- a CDS encoding alpha/beta fold hydrolase: protein MTASHIKSWIRSISVASVFFWLLLSLHISAQPPKPGDRVRAKQILEWMKAGEYGKVIDQLDSSAAAKLDTAKLSSVWNNMLRNAGPFREVQSTTDEQQPGYTMVIQRCLFGEKSIDFKLVFGGNGKVKGLFFLPADSKERYKLPAYYDSTKVSERSVIIENGPYRLPGTLTYPSKGKFFAAVVLVHGSGPNDRDESVGGTKIFKDLALGLATKGVAVLRYEKRTRIYRDKFTSRSDYTVEEETIQDAVAAAEWLQRDSLINPDRVYVLGHSLGAHLLPRIASGMRKKSAGYIALCPNARRLEELFVDQAKYIVALDGKQEKYQQLLDSLEREAGIIKGLHADSKDTLAHLSLPASYWIDLNRYDAFTAFREMKGPLYIMQGGRDYQVTTDDYKLWEEKLNGRKPTAMKLYPQLNHFFITGEGKSKPAEYNKSANFSETVLNDIYNWISKDVY from the coding sequence ATGACCGCAAGTCACATCAAGTCATGGATTCGCTCCATTTCTGTAGCATCAGTCTTCTTCTGGCTCCTGCTCAGCCTGCACATCAGCGCCCAGCCCCCAAAACCGGGCGATCGCGTCCGGGCTAAGCAGATCCTGGAATGGATGAAAGCGGGAGAGTATGGCAAAGTGATCGATCAACTCGACAGTTCCGCCGCCGCGAAACTGGACACCGCTAAGTTGTCCTCGGTGTGGAACAACATGCTACGGAACGCGGGTCCTTTCCGCGAAGTGCAATCCACGACCGATGAGCAGCAACCTGGCTATACCATGGTCATTCAGCGCTGTCTCTTCGGTGAGAAATCGATCGACTTCAAGTTGGTTTTTGGCGGAAACGGGAAAGTCAAAGGTCTTTTCTTCCTCCCTGCCGATTCAAAGGAGCGATACAAACTGCCTGCTTACTATGACAGCACAAAGGTCTCGGAGCGGTCGGTTATCATTGAAAACGGACCGTACAGGTTGCCCGGAACACTGACGTATCCGAGCAAAGGAAAATTTTTTGCAGCCGTGGTGCTGGTGCACGGTTCAGGACCCAATGATCGTGACGAGTCAGTGGGGGGCACGAAAATTTTCAAAGACCTGGCCTTGGGTTTGGCGACCAAAGGTGTTGCCGTATTGCGGTACGAGAAACGCACCCGAATCTACCGGGATAAGTTTACCAGCCGTTCCGATTACACAGTCGAGGAAGAAACCATACAGGACGCCGTCGCCGCTGCCGAGTGGCTGCAACGGGATTCCCTGATCAATCCCGACAGGGTGTATGTCTTAGGACACAGTCTGGGGGCGCATCTGCTGCCGAGGATTGCTTCCGGAATGCGAAAGAAGTCGGCCGGATATATTGCCTTGTGTCCGAATGCCCGCCGACTGGAAGAGCTGTTCGTGGATCAGGCGAAGTACATCGTTGCGCTGGATGGGAAGCAGGAAAAGTACCAGCAACTGCTCGACAGCCTGGAACGCGAGGCCGGTATCATCAAAGGACTTCATGCGGATTCAAAAGATACGCTGGCGCATCTATCGTTGCCGGCCAGTTACTGGATCGATCTGAACAGGTACGATGCGTTCACCGCCTTTCGTGAAATGAAGGGACCCTTGTACATCATGCAGGGTGGACGGGATTATCAGGTAACGACGGATGACTACAAGCTCTGGGAGGAGAAGCTGAACGGGAGAAAGCCTACCGCGATGAAATTGTATCCTCAACTCAACCACTTCTTCATCACCGGCGAAGGGAAGAGCAAGCCGGCTGAATACAATAAGAGCGCGAACTTTTCTGAAACGGTGTTGAATGACATCTATAATTGGATCAGTAAGGATGTTTATTGA
- a CDS encoding DegT/DnrJ/EryC1/StrS family aminotransferase: protein MIPFSPPRIDQAIVDEVVAALRSGWITTGPRTKRFEQELAAYCKVPAVLCLNSATAGLELMLRWFGVGPGDEVILPAYTYSATANVVVHCGATPVFTDVRDDFNMDPEAVAVAINERTKVIMPVDFGGWPCDYRALNELVRQPDVRAKFRPNSNVQATLGRILVLSDSAHSLGAWYHGQRAGSLTDCSVFSFHAVKNLTTAEGGAVALNLPVGFDNAAIYQELCVKSLHGQNKDALAKMQKGNWRYDIVEAGYKMNMTDLLAAIGLVELARYDRETLPKRKAICEAYRRELGVYSWAELPLQADPDCESSYHLFPLRIRGIDEATRDRIIQRIAQEDVSVNVHFIPVPMMSFYRGMGYDIRNYPNTFRNYEREISLPVFYDLTDEQRSTVVEVVARAVTAELDLAVLPKT, encoded by the coding sequence ATGATACCCTTTTCACCACCCCGGATCGACCAGGCGATCGTTGATGAAGTCGTGGCTGCGCTGCGGTCAGGCTGGATAACAACCGGCCCCCGCACGAAACGTTTTGAGCAGGAGCTGGCCGCTTATTGCAAAGTGCCGGCTGTGCTCTGTTTGAATTCTGCCACGGCCGGCCTGGAATTGATGCTCCGTTGGTTCGGCGTCGGTCCTGGCGATGAAGTCATTCTTCCTGCTTATACCTATAGTGCCACTGCCAATGTGGTCGTACACTGCGGAGCGACACCGGTCTTTACCGATGTGCGCGATGATTTCAATATGGACCCGGAGGCGGTGGCAGTCGCGATCAACGAGCGGACCAAAGTGATCATGCCAGTCGATTTCGGCGGATGGCCGTGCGATTACCGCGCGCTGAACGAGCTTGTTCGGCAACCCGATGTTCGCGCGAAGTTCAGGCCGAACTCAAACGTGCAAGCGACACTCGGAAGAATACTCGTCTTATCGGATTCCGCTCATTCACTTGGTGCTTGGTATCACGGACAGCGAGCCGGGTCTCTCACGGATTGCTCGGTCTTCTCCTTTCATGCGGTGAAGAATCTCACGACGGCAGAGGGGGGAGCGGTTGCACTGAATCTTCCTGTGGGATTCGACAATGCGGCCATCTACCAGGAACTTTGTGTCAAGTCCCTGCACGGACAAAACAAAGATGCGCTGGCGAAAATGCAGAAGGGCAACTGGCGATACGACATTGTCGAAGCCGGTTATAAAATGAACATGACCGATCTGCTTGCTGCGATCGGTCTCGTGGAGTTGGCCCGGTACGACCGCGAAACGCTTCCCAAACGGAAAGCGATTTGCGAGGCATATCGGCGCGAACTGGGAGTTTATTCCTGGGCGGAGCTGCCCCTGCAAGCTGACCCGGATTGCGAATCGTCCTATCACTTGTTTCCCCTTCGAATTCGTGGAATCGATGAAGCGACCCGCGACCGGATCATCCAGCGCATCGCCCAGGAGGATGTTTCCGTTAACGTGCATTTCATCCCGGTTCCAATGATGAGTTTCTACCGGGGGATGGGATACGATATCCGGAATTATCCGAATACCTTTCGGAACTATGAGCGGGAAATCTCGCTTCCCGTCTTCTATGATCTTACGGATGAACAACGCTCGACTGTGGTCGAGGTTGTCGCCAGAGCCGTTACGGCCGAACTCGACCTGGCAGTACTACCTAAAACCTGA